The Metabacillus sediminilitoris genome window below encodes:
- a CDS encoding ABC transporter ATP-binding protein — translation MIELERVSKIFSSGDTPHYALNNVSFRIQKQEFIGIIGKSGSGKSTLLNLMSGIDSPTNGSVKINGTEISSLSHREMTKWRLKNIGIVFQDFHLIPTLTLLENIILPMEFASSFRKKQKQKKAMNLLESVGLSGKGNLFPDYASGGEKQRAAIARALANDPPLILADEPTGNLDSENAQHIFKLFEELVKNGKTIVMVTHDLDLSKQVTRTLRVKDGEVINTLFQDKKEGLGMQ, via the coding sequence ATGATTGAGCTGGAACGTGTATCAAAGATTTTCTCTAGTGGAGATACCCCACACTATGCCTTAAATAACGTTTCGTTTAGGATTCAAAAACAAGAATTTATTGGAATAATCGGGAAATCGGGAAGTGGAAAATCAACTCTCCTTAATTTGATGAGTGGAATCGATTCCCCTACAAATGGATCTGTAAAAATTAACGGAACTGAAATCTCTAGCCTTTCCCATCGCGAAATGACGAAATGGAGATTAAAAAATATTGGGATTGTATTTCAAGACTTTCACCTAATTCCAACACTTACTTTATTGGAAAATATCATTCTTCCTATGGAATTTGCTTCTTCATTTCGAAAAAAGCAAAAACAAAAAAAAGCAATGAACTTACTTGAGTCTGTTGGTTTAAGTGGAAAAGGGAATCTCTTTCCTGACTATGCCTCTGGCGGAGAGAAACAACGTGCTGCAATTGCCAGAGCGTTAGCGAATGATCCACCGCTTATCTTAGCAGATGAACCGACAGGTAATTTAGATAGTGAAAATGCCCAACACATATTTAAACTGTTTGAGGAACTTGTGAAGAATGGAAAAACAATTGTCATGGTTACTCATGACCTGGACCTTTCAAAACAAGTCACACGAACATTAAGGGTAAAAGATGGAGAAGTAATAAACACCTTGTTTCAAGACAAGAAAGAGGGATTGGGGATGCAATGA
- a CDS encoding glycosyltransferase family 2 protein, producing MAKLEQELQVPISANEDISTQKKLSNREKTFVITLFFFTVAGLFFVNWTASDKLNLTIGLYGSVMIAYLLGKMLLSFKYSEVTMDPPDLKVSVVIPSYNEAPEAVLGTIESILKQDYPIHEIFLVDDGSKDISAYEAVLKLKENLMGGSGEPPALIPPYKMPNLIVHRLPKNKGKRHAQIWAFERATGDVFVTVDSDCTVFSDAIRELLKPMNNPEVTATTGHVNIRNRTDNILTRLIDMRYDNAFRVERAAHSVTNNVLVCSGPLSAYRREVVMKNLDHYGTQTFLGQQVQLGDDRCLTNYAIREGKTLYQSTARCITDAPTSLKTLLKQQSRWNKSFFRESLIALKIGLKKPNVFIWVLLEMFLWIAFGVSLVMAFYIASTTMAWVIGIYYLAYVIISAYARNVFYAYKRPLTFLMAPLYGLLFLILLCPLRFWALLTLRSTSWGTRG from the coding sequence ATGGCAAAATTAGAACAAGAACTTCAAGTACCTATTTCGGCCAACGAAGATATTAGTACACAGAAGAAGTTGTCGAACAGAGAAAAAACGTTTGTTATTACATTATTTTTCTTTACTGTCGCTGGACTTTTCTTTGTTAACTGGACCGCATCTGACAAATTGAATTTAACTATCGGATTATATGGTTCAGTTATGATCGCCTACTTACTAGGAAAAATGCTTCTTTCATTTAAGTATTCGGAAGTAACAATGGACCCGCCGGATTTAAAGGTATCGGTTGTCATTCCGTCTTACAATGAAGCCCCTGAAGCTGTACTAGGAACAATCGAAAGTATTTTAAAGCAGGATTATCCCATTCATGAGATCTTTTTAGTAGATGATGGCAGCAAAGATATATCAGCATATGAAGCAGTATTAAAACTGAAGGAAAACCTTATGGGTGGATCAGGAGAACCACCAGCACTAATACCTCCATATAAAATGCCAAACTTGATCGTTCACCGACTTCCTAAAAATAAAGGGAAACGTCATGCTCAAATCTGGGCATTTGAACGTGCAACTGGTGATGTGTTTGTCACAGTTGACTCTGATTGTACAGTATTCTCAGATGCGATTAGAGAATTATTAAAACCAATGAATAACCCGGAAGTTACTGCTACAACCGGTCATGTAAACATTAGAAATCGTACAGATAATATTCTTACTCGCTTAATTGATATGCGCTATGATAATGCGTTTCGTGTAGAGCGTGCTGCTCACTCAGTTACAAATAATGTACTAGTATGCAGCGGTCCTTTAAGTGCTTACCGCAGAGAAGTGGTAATGAAAAACCTTGATCATTACGGTACTCAGACTTTTCTTGGCCAACAAGTGCAATTAGGTGATGATCGCTGTTTAACAAACTATGCAATCCGAGAAGGAAAAACATTATATCAATCTACAGCCCGTTGTATTACAGATGCACCAACTAGTTTAAAAACATTACTTAAGCAACAATCACGTTGGAATAAATCATTTTTTAGAGAAAGTTTAATTGCCTTAAAAATCGGTTTGAAAAAACCTAACGTATTTATTTGGGTCTTGCTCGAAATGTTCCTTTGGATCGCTTTCGGTGTTTCATTGGTTATGGCTTTTTACATTGCTTCTACTACAATGGCCTGGGTTATCGGTATTTATTATTTAGCTTATGTCATCATTTCGGCTTATGCCAGAAACGTATTTTATGCGTATAAAAGGCCACTGACATTCTTAATGGCCCCGCTATATGGATTGTTATTCTTAATCTTGTTATGCCCTCTTCGTTTTTGGGCGTTACTTACACTTCGTTCAACTTCTTGGGGAACGAGAGGTTAA